A window of Branchiostoma floridae strain S238N-H82 chromosome 9, Bfl_VNyyK, whole genome shotgun sequence genomic DNA:
GTGATAATGGCAATAGTTATGAGTAGTAATgcgatatgatatgatatgatatgatatgatatgatatgatatgatatgatatgatatgatatgatactcAGACCACTATTAGATGACTTTATTCTCATGACCACTTcatcacacagacacagacacagaatgTGCAACAAACAATACTAGGAACAACAAGGAGATATAATTGTAATcctgcatatttaattagctgacccaggggaaaaattgcaaaaaaattcaGGCCTTTGAATGGTCATATTACTTtattgtaacgttaactgtatcccgtgaataatttcatcagttaACTGTAGTTTTCTTACCTTAGGTTCTAAGGTTAGTCATGAAATGTGATCATTGAAAACATCagaacaaattaaaacaaatgTTTGAGAAAAGCAACTTGCCTGATGCGTGAGTTTAATATCTAGAAAGATAAAGTTACTGCATTCTTATTGACACCAGACTTTCATTACGTGTCAATAGCTAACGTTATGAAACATTTGACTGGCTTAATCTGTCAAAATTTTTATTACCGACAGGATTAGTCTGTCAAAGTCAATAGCGGGGAAAGCCTGCCAATACCCTCTGTCACCtggtaaaggtgcactctcactgcacttgcatcaagcttgcgtcactgcggggtcgttcactgcgtcactgttttgttattttctccgatttttcataatttagatattgcgtaatacgtaaaagtatgacttagaagacgacaaaatacacaaaaggtgagaaaattcgttctctatcACTGGAATTAGctaagtatctttcgaaccccacagtgacgcaagcttgacgcaagtgcagtgagagtgcaccttaatgCTTTTGCCTGGTCTATCACTTGACCTTTGAAACTCAAGAAACCTCCGGCATCTTCCCTTGTGCGGCTGGCAGTAGGCACACTGGCACACCCAGAGACGGGATCCGGACTACGGTCATGAGCTCGATTCCCGATCAAATTAGTCGTTGAAATCCTGCAGAGTGAGGTAGGAATCAATTTCTGCACCGTTTCTTCAAGAAGTTTTACCAACTCGACGAAGTTTCGAGCAAAACTTCCTGGTTTGTCCAAGaagtttttaacctccttcaGGCTTGTTGGACTTGAACAATTAGGGCTGATATGTGGAAGACGGGCTCCGTCTGTTTCTACTTAGTATTCAATAACTCTCCATGCGGAGGTTGTTGGGGGATATTGCGACCTTCTCAAATATCATATACCGCGTTTTTCGTCTGCCTCCCTGACCAACAAAGAAGATGGTCGAAAAACGCGGCATATGATCTTTAAGAAGGTCGCactatccccccccccccccccactaacACAGAAAGCTGACGAAAACGTGGCAAATGATAGGATTAAGGGCACGATGTTCCCcaacaacatctgcttggagagtagtattcAGTGAGTTTGAGAGACATGTTACCCTGAGGCAAGTGTCACTGTGCTATTCGTCCGGGAGAGGTGTCAGTCGGGGAATAACGTTAGTATTGGCCCCGAATTCTTAATTCTATACGACAGCCGCCTTTGCCTGTATCTAAACTGTTATACACTGCTGTCTTGGAAAATATCGCTTCAAAATGACCTACAACTTTTCTCCCAACCTGAGTATTTTGAGTTTGGTGTTTATAATTATGATAGCACATCATGTAGCTGTCAAACGTATGAAAGAACAGCTAGTCTCAGGTCTCTGTACCTTTACCAATAACCTCCTTGCCTTTGTGAAGAAGGCTAAGTGTTTCCAAGggctgtgtgtttgtgggtAACTCAAGAAGCCGTAACGGTATTAAAGTTAGATGGATCTTGAATTATGATGGATGATAGTTCGAGGACTAGTGAAGCTTTTTTAACTGCAGGGGCCAATTTTGCTTGTTGGTTTGAAGGAAAGTAATTCAAACATGGGTTGATCAATGAAGTTCATGTCTTGTATTTTTTGCAGGATTGAGGTATGATGGTAGAGGCACAGGGACCCCAGGCATCATACGACTTCTGCCACAATCCACATGCAGGCGCCCTCTTGCAGGGCTTACAGGAACTACGATCTGACAACCTGCTGACGGATGTTGTCCTCTGTGTCTCTGGAAAAGAGATTCTGTGCCATCGAAACGTTCTGGCTGCCAGTAGTGAGTACTTCCTTGCAATGTTCTGTAACGGACATCGTGAGAGCAGAGAGCACAAAGTGACCATACATGAATTCAGCCCTGGAGCCTTGCAGGCTCTTGTTGACTACGCGTACACATCGAAAGTCACCATCACGGAAGACAACGCTGTGAAACTGCTGAAAGGAGCCAACTTCTTCCGGATCCTACCTGTGCGTGATGCATGTGTGGCTTTCATATCCGACAACCTGAGTGCTGAAGACTGTCTGCAGATGCTGCAGTTAGGCAACATGCTGTCCTGCCCAACCCTGGAGAAGACAGCGAGGGCTTACGCCATTAAGGAGTTTGCAGCAGCCAGTGAAACGCCAGAGTTTCTTTCTTTGACTAAAGACCAGCTCATCACACTTATCTCATCTGACGACCTCAACGCTTCAGAAGAAGTCGTGTACACAGCAGTGATGGCGTGGATCAACCATGACACTGATGAGAGAAATCAGGACATGAAAGAGCTGATGGAACTGGTCAGGTTCCCCTTCATGGACAAGCAGTATTTCTTCGAGAATGTTGAGACCAACGAGGCCGTGCGCAAGTCTTGTCATGGTCTAATGGCAGAAGCGCGCAGAAGCCAGCACTTTCCGGGAGAGGTCCAGTCACCCCGCACCCGGCCCCGGCGTGCCAGTGGTCTGAGGGAGGCAGTGGTGATCGTTGGAGGGATACAAgatgatgacgacgatgatgaaGAAAGTACTTATCGCTCCAAGTCTATCACGATGACCTGCGATGCACAGCCAACGAGCTCAAGTTGGATCGACATGACTGAACTTCTCCAGGGCTCTGAAGGTCCGTTTTCTGTGGCTGTCCTGGGCAGGAGTGACATTGTCGTGTCTCTTACCACTCCTGGCAAGGATGTCATGCTGTACCAGCCAGAACTGGACTGCTGGTCCAAGCttgcacagatgaacttacagcGGTACAGTCACGGGCTGGCGGTGTTATATGGTAAAGTGTATGCGATTGGTGGCACTAGCCGCAATGACGCAGCACTGGCATCTGTTGAGGTCTACGACCGAAGTCAGAACAAGTGGACCGAGGGTGTTCCTCTCCCACAGCCAAGGCACTGTCATGCAGTGGCCGTGTTGGACACCAGCATATATGTGATGGGTGGGTTTGATAAAGAATTCAAAGCGAAAGCCACCGTTTACCGCTTCAGCCCTGGAGACTTACAGTGGCAGTCCATGGGGGACATGCCTAGTGTAGATGATGATCGTATAGGTAGCTGGACCGCCACAGTCCTAAATGGCAACATCTACCTGGCTGGGGTAACGTTACAGTCGTCCCTGTACTGTTACACGCCCAGCGAAGATGGTGGTCTCTGGAGTGAGGTAGCAACAGGTCTTCTATCGGGATCGGATTGCGGAATGACCGCGTTCAGGGGAAAGGTTTACATCTTAGGAGGCAGTGATGATGATTGGACGGCTAATCCAGAAAGTGCGGCTGTCACGTGCTTTGATCCAGACAGCCAGTCACTCAGCCGTGTGGGAACCATGGCCAAGTGTATGTACAACATTTCTTGCATCACAATACTCAAGTATTGCTGATGATATACAGGGGACACATTGAATTGTTGAGAAAGTGCCACTATTAAAGCATTTGAATGAACAGCGGCGAGCCAACATCTTTTGGTTGACAAAAATGTCACTAGGACATTTGACCACTATACTCAAGTATTGCTGGTGTACAGGGGACACATTATACTGTTGAAAGTGTCACTGTGAAAACAGTTGAATGAACAGTTCAACATTTTTGACAAGACAAATATTTGCCGATGTTCATGCATTCACAGGGACAGTTGACCACAATACTCAAGTATTGCTGAAGTACAGATGATTCAACTGGATGATTCATTAAATTGTTGAAATTGACATTTTGGAACCATGAAAGCAGTTGAATGAACGGTCCATGATGTTTTGGTTTGACAAAAATGTTTGTTCATGGATAATACATGTTCATTTCTGTGGCATATTtagaagagtagagtagacttcttcaGTGTTATCGCCAGGATTTTGTCACAGCGTAGGCTCATCTTAGTGTAGCATAGCCACGTGGTAAGAGATAAAGGCATGATCATGAGCATTGTAGAAAGTCTTGAGGAATCAACCGCTGAAAATCTTCGCATTTATATCCCATGGAAACGTTATTTCCTTTACTCCAAAGGGCAAATGTAtggagaaatatttttttttatcacaaaaCAATAGAAAAATCCCCTTTGCTGGTTGACCCACTGTAGAGGGGTCAAAATCAgtgtaggggcccaaatcagAGCATAAGGGATCCAAATCGCAGCATAGgagatccaaatcacagcatagccCCCCTAGGCTGCAAAATGATTGGTGAGAACACTGACATTGACagaaaaaagtaaaagaaaagagaaGGAGACAACAGGACATGAACAATGGTTCAACAGGTCACGTGTTGCCAGTTTCTGCAAGATCCGGAGTTTCTCAGAACCTGAAGggtgtatatatttatatatatatatatatatatatatatatatatatatatatatatatatatatatatatatatatatatatatatatacctgtcTATAAAAGCTTTGTGAAAGTCCCGTTTTTTTCTTCTAGACGTTATTGACCTCCATCATGTTTTCTTGTTATGTTGGTAAGCAAGCTTGATGGCACCTTGTTGGCAACTTATGGAGTGACTTATATGAGTTAGGGCTTGATTCTGAGCCATGACAACCAGATCATGAGAACAACTTAGAGTGAACATGTAATTATGTTGTAATAAGTACAAACACATGCCAAGACAAACTACAATCAAAGACAAAAGAAGTGGAATCAGTGATAGCAAGAGGGTTCAAATATAGAGGGAGGATGACATCAGTACAACTGCCATCCCATACTATAAGTTACCTTTTAATTTTTTCTTACTTTAGGTTGTAAGATTAGTCATAAATCGTGGTCATAGAAAACATCAGAATATATTAaaagaaatgtgtttgagaAAAACTTACTATAGGTTTTGTCTGTCTGATGTATGAGTTTATATCTGTTGACTAGAAAGATAAAGTTGCTAAATTTTATTTGACACCAGATTTTCATCTGGCTTAATCTGTCAAACTTCTTTTTACCGACAGGCTTAGCCTGTCCACCTGTCCAAGTCAATAGCGGGAAAAATCAATCTTAAAAGGCTAGCCTGTAAATAGCCTCTGTCACCTGGTAATGCTTCCATACTAATATTACTAATTAGTCTACCATTTCCAGATTTCGCCAGACGTGGTCTCTTATGACTTCCTCTCTTATGTTTGACGGTCAAAAGCTATCATGACACTCTTCACTGTTTCTGAAAGGGTGTGTCATAAGATTTCACTTGCACACTGTCTAGGCAATACAATATCGGTCAGCTCATTCTGTCAAAGTAAAGTACGTCAAGTAAGTCATTCCGTCATTCATTATAAATGAATTGATAataatttacattttacaacgATCTAACCGCTTCGCCAGACGTGGTCTCTTGTGTTTCACGGTCAAAAGCCATGGCACTCTTCACTGTTTCTGAAGGGGTGACACTGTCATTAATGTTTCACTTGCACACTGTTTATGCACCACAATAATGTCATTTCAATCATTATATATTATGCCATGTATTATAAATGATAGTAATTTTTATCTTAAAACAGTCTAACCGCTTCTCTTTTTTATATTGCGTTAGAAAGCGTACCCCGATCGAAACGTAACCCCACCCACAAATGGTATCGTCCACTGCGTCACCTGACACCGTCCTTGCCCGCCCGTGCCCTTGCTGATATTTTGCAATACGGCCGTGGCTGTTTTGCCATCTAAACTCTCGTGTTTAACTCCAACACTACACCATGGGTGGTGTTTCCCTACCTCGGGAGTTCGGCTACGTCATCCTGACTGTGCTTGGGTCATGGGGAACGCTCATGTACCTGGCGGTCAATGTCAGCAAGGCCAGGAAGAAGTACAACGTCATGGTGAGGTCAAGGTTTTTATGTTGACCGCCATAGTAGTTAGTACTGGCTTCGGGCGCGGGCGACGTGTATAAATTGCGTCGACACATTCTTCATATTATGCAGTCTGCTTTGtgaattttgtatgatattataTGAATTAAATGTATTTGATATTAAGCAATACCTATTGCTGATGATAAAAACCTTGATAGCTTAAGCCATTTTTCGGATGAagatctaacgttaacgttagagcATAACATCGCTATTGCCAATCATAACTTGAAATTCGGATGCCAAACATATGAATGCGATTAATTAGAACTATCAATCAATATTAATCAATAAAATTGTTGATAATGCAATGAATTGTGAATAttaatgatatatataataaaatacATACCTTAAGTCTTTAAGCACTGTGTATTTACATAGCCATAAACGTAGAGATACAATAATGTAGACCTACCTCGAAACATTACATACAGTTATTCTCATGAAGTTTTGTTCATTCCATCTGCCCCAAAGCCTCCGATCCTGTACAGTGACACAGAGATGGTCTACAACTGTATTCAGAGGGCCCACCAGAATGCGTAAGTACAATTTGGAAGCTCTCTTCTCCTGCAAGCTGGTCTTACTAAGCAGGCACTGGCATGGCATAGCAGCCGAATGATGAGCTACTTGATGTCTCAAGATGACGTCTCAAGATAAAATTTTCTCGCCCTTACTAATTCACATTTTTTGACTGCTATTGACATGGTAGTGATGAAAACATTCTCAATAGTGCCCCAAAAACTCTGATTGACAAGAACATCAATAGTGCCAAGGAATTCTTATtgacatcctgtcaatagcctttgcctttctttgttgtgttattttttcacCCTTTTGTTTCCCTCTCCAGACTTGAGAGTTACCCATCGTTCCTGGTTCTCCTACTGCTGGCAGGACTCAAGTACCCGGTAAGTTCCACAGGCAATAACCACTCACTGATCGCTTTATAATTAGTTTCTGATTCACCTGTCAGTGCAAGGGCTAAGAACCTTGAGCAAGTGAAAAACATGCACGTTTGAAGAAGAGCACTTCAGTATAACAATAAAATGGCAGTGTCAGAGGGTCCAAGATTGTTAAGTCTTGCTTGTAAGCTGTAGTGGCCCACCCAACATCCAGCCATGGCCCCCAAAAATAGGGGAGGGTGAgtcccagacagcagagtttgtggtACACAGATTGAGACCTTTTAGGTTCAAGAGAGGAATATTATTTTGCAAAAGCTACGTGTCAAACTTGAATGGGTTACCAAAGCGTCTCTTCCATTTCAATTAGGAATTGTGTTTGGTACACATGGGTCCTCAATTTTTCCTCTTTCACCAAGCAGGAAACTCATAATTCTACTATCTTATCTTTCCTATGTAGAAAGGAGCTTCTGCAGCAGGTGCCGTCTGGTGCATGGGGAGGATCCATTAT
This region includes:
- the LOC118422327 gene encoding kelch-like protein 24 — its product is MVEAQGPQASYDFCHNPHAGALLQGLQELRSDNLLTDVVLCVSGKEILCHRNVLAASSEYFLAMFCNGHRESREHKVTIHEFSPGALQALVDYAYTSKVTITEDNAVKLLKGANFFRILPVRDACVAFISDNLSAEDCLQMLQLGNMLSCPTLEKTARAYAIKEFAAASETPEFLSLTKDQLITLISSDDLNASEEVVYTAVMAWINHDTDERNQDMKELMELVRFPFMDKQYFFENVETNEAVRKSCHGLMAEARRSQHFPGEVQSPRTRPRRASGLREAVVIVGGIQDDDDDDEESTYRSKSITMTCDAQPTSSSWIDMTELLQGSEGPFSVAVLGRSDIVVSLTTPGKDVMLYQPELDCWSKLAQMNLQRYSHGLAVLYGKVYAIGGTSRNDAALASVEVYDRSQNKWTEGVPLPQPRHCHAVAVLDTSIYVMGGFDKEFKAKATVYRFSPGDLQWQSMGDMPSVDDDRIGSWTATVLNGNIYLAGVTLQSSLYCYTPSEDGGLWSEVATGLLSGSDCGMTAFRGKVYILGGSDDDWTANPESAAVTCFDPDSQSLSRVGTMAKCMYNISCITILKYC
- the LOC118423027 gene encoding microsomal glutathione S-transferase 3-like, which encodes MGGVSLPREFGYVILTVLGSWGTLMYLAVNVSKARKKYNVMPPILYSDTEMVYNCIQRAHQNALESYPSFLVLLLLAGLKYPKGASAAGAVWCMGRIHYAHGYYTGEPDKRRQGAYFHLSELVLIGMCLGHAGSLLGWGGRGWGRWGWRFFWR